The genomic window CAGATCCGCGAGAAGGCCCTGGGTCCCGAGGACCCCGAAGTGGCTGCCGCTCTGATCAACCTGGGGGAGCTGTACAGGCGTCAGGCCAGGTACGCCGAGGCCGAGCACCTCTTGCAGCGGGCCCTCCAGGTCCAGGAGAAGGTGCTCAAGCCAGGAGACCCGCAACTGGCTGAGGTGCTGAGCGGTCTGGCGACGGTGTACGAGGAGTGGGGCAAGTACGGCGAGGCCGAGCCCCTCTTCCAGCGCGCCCTGCGCATCCGGGAGGACGCCTTCGGAGCGGACCACGCCGATGTTGCCGAGTCACTCCAGGACCTTGGGATGCTGTACTACGAGGAAGGCAGGTACGCTGACGCTGAGCCCGCTTATCAACGTGCGCTGCGCATCCGGGAGAAGGTCCTGGGGACGGATCATCATGCCGTGGCGGCTTCACTGGACGGCTTGGCGGTGCTGTACCAGGCAGAGGGCAGGTATGCCGAGGCGGAGCCGCTCTACCGGCGTGCCCTGCGCATCTGGGAGAACTCGCCGGGACCGGAGCGTCCCGACGTGGCCAAGGCGCTGAACAACCTGGGAGAGCTGTGCCGTGAGCAGGGCAGGTACGCCGAGGCCGAGCCGCTCCTCCTGCGCGCCTTGCACATCTGGGAAAGGACGGAAGGGGCGGAGCATCGGGATGTGGCCACCGCGCTGGACAACCTGGCGGCTGTGTACTACGAGCAAGGCAAGTACGGCCAAGCCGGGCCTCTTATCGAGCGCGCTCTTGGCATTCGGGAGAAGGTTTTCGGCCGGGAGCATGCCGCCGTAGCCAACGCGCTGAACAACCTGGCTACCGTGCGCGTGGCGGAAGGCAAGTATGCCGAGGCGGAGCCCCTCATGCAGCGTGCTCTCGCCATCCGCGAGAAGGTCTTCGGTGCGGAGCACCGCGATGTGGGCAATTCCCTGAACAACCTGGCTGCGCTCTACACACTGCAGGGCAAGTACGCCCAGGCCGAGCTCCTCTTCCGGCGCAGCCTGCGCATCGACGAAAACGTCCTCGGACCGGAGCACGAACAGGTAGCCTCGTCCCTTGCCAACCTGGCGCTGCTCTACGGGGCACAAGACAAGTACGGCGAAGCCCAGCCCCTTTTTGTCCGGTCCTTTGACATTCTCTTTCGGAATCTTCAGTACTACTTCACCTACATGAGCGAGAAGGAGCGGCTGGGGTTCCTTGCCACGGTTGAGTACCGATTCCCACAGTACTTCAGCTTCGTGCATCGGTTCCGGGAGAGACAACCGGAGCTGGCGGGCAGCATGTACGACCTGTTGCTCTGGGAGAAGGGCTTCATCGCGGGCAGCGTCGCCTCCATGCGGCGGCAGGTCGAGGCCTCGGGCGATCCCGAAGCCCTCAAGCTGCTCGACCAGTTGGCCGCCAAGCGCACGCAGATCGCCGCCCTGCTCAACGCGCAACCCAAGAACCGCGAGGCCTGGCGCAATCAGGTCGACCAACTGGAGAGCGAGGCCAACGAGCTGGAGCGCGCCTTGGTGGCTCGCTCCGCAGCCTTCGCCCAGCAGAAGAAGCTGGAGCGCGTGACCTGGCTGCAGGTGCGCGATGCCTTGAAGCCGGGCGAGGCCGCGGTCGAGTTCGCCCGCTTCCGCTTTTATGACGGCAAGAAGTGGACCGACACCACCTACTACGTGGCGCTGGTGGTCACGCCCGAGACCAAGGACCAGCCGGCATACATCGTGCTGGGCGAAGGCAAGGACCTGGAGGGCGCGCCCCTGATCCAGTTCCAGCAGGGGGTGCAGGCGCGCGGCATGGAAGCCGCCGGCGAGGCCGTCATCGCTCCCGGCGTCCGGGCCTACGAGCTGTTCTGGAAGCCGCTGGAGCCGCTGTTGGCCGGCAGCAAGCGTGTCTATCTCTCGCCCGACGGCGTACTCAACCAGATGCCGCTGGGGCTGATCCCCGCTCCCGACGGCAAGCTGCTGCTGGAGAAGTACGACCTGCGCCTGCTCTCCAGCACCAAGGACCTGCTGCGCGCGGCTGCCGCGCCCGCCGCCCGCACCGCCGTGCTCATCGGCAACCCCGCCTTCGATCTGGGCGAGACCCCGCAGCGCGCCGCGCTGCAAAAACTGGGGACGCCGGGAGCGACCGCTCCGGTGGAGATGGCGATGGCGGGTTCCCCCGGGCTTTCCCGCGACCAGGGTACGGGCGTCACGCTGCCACCGCTGCCCGGCACCGGCGCCGAGATTCAGGCCGTCACCGGTCTTCTGCAGCAGCGCCAGTGGCAGGTGGCGAGCTACACCGCCGACCGCGCGCTGGAGGAAGCGGTCAAGCGGGCGCGCAGTCCGCGTGTCCTCCACCTCGCCACCCACGGCTTCTTCCTTCC from Terriglobales bacterium includes these protein-coding regions:
- a CDS encoding tetratricopeptide repeat protein, producing the protein MHSPRACSALLLLLLLFSPPGLPAQQERWNQLNQQVQQLFRQGQYEQAVPVAEEALRVAEAGFAPDSEVVITGLINLGVLYTKTQRYSAAEPLFLRVLRLDEQRYGPEDLRTAEPLLNLGIVYTREEKYAEAEAALQRALRIREAHNAMDHTGTADALTRLAAAYFHLGRYADAERLLQQALRIWEKARGPEHPDLARPLENLAATYKAEGKLAEAQELEQRAHRLRGETESAESSQLERLQQLSLAAEQLRAQGRYAEGVPVAQEAVRLGEAILSPGDVALAKLLNNLALLYGEQGKYSEAEPLFQRSLQIREKALGPEDPEVAAALINLGELYRRQARYAEAEHLLQRALQVQEKVLKPGDPQLAEVLSGLATVYEEWGKYGEAEPLFQRALRIREDAFGADHADVAESLQDLGMLYYEEGRYADAEPAYQRALRIREKVLGTDHHAVAASLDGLAVLYQAEGRYAEAEPLYRRALRIWENSPGPERPDVAKALNNLGELCREQGRYAEAEPLLLRALHIWERTEGAEHRDVATALDNLAAVYYEQGKYGQAGPLIERALGIREKVFGREHAAVANALNNLATVRVAEGKYAEAEPLMQRALAIREKVFGAEHRDVGNSLNNLAALYTLQGKYAQAELLFRRSLRIDENVLGPEHEQVASSLANLALLYGAQDKYGEAQPLFVRSFDILFRNLQYYFTYMSEKERLGFLATVEYRFPQYFSFVHRFRERQPELAGSMYDLLLWEKGFIAGSVASMRRQVEASGDPEALKLLDQLAAKRTQIAALLNAQPKNREAWRNQVDQLESEANELERALVARSAAFAQQKKLERVTWLQVRDALKPGEAAVEFARFRFYDGKKWTDTTYYVALVVTPETKDQPAYIVLGEGKDLEGAPLIQFQQGVQARGMEAAGEAVIAPGVRAYELFWKPLEPLLAGSKRVYLSPDGVLNQMPLGLIPAPDGKLLLEKYDLRLLSSTKDLLRAAAAPAARTAVLIGNPAFDLGETPQRAALQKLGTPGATAPVEMAMAGSPGLSRDQGTGVTLPPLPGTGAEIQAVTGLLQQRQWQVASYTADRALEEAVKRARSPRVLHLATHGFFLPDQQLKTERLGLGNAPPSGLEDPMLRSGLYFAGADRALAQQPPPEGLDDGVLTAYEATSLNLQGTELVVLSACNTGQGDVKNGEGVFGLRRALEEAGAQAVLMSLWPVPDQETQELMSLFYGKWLGGMEKHEALRQAQLEMREKVKQRYGRDLPYYWGAFVLVGR